In one Arachis duranensis cultivar V14167 chromosome 9, aradu.V14167.gnm2.J7QH, whole genome shotgun sequence genomic region, the following are encoded:
- the LOC107465449 gene encoding uncharacterized protein LOC107465449 gives MSPHQLVFEKSCYLPVELEHKALWALKMLNFDNQAVGEKRLLQLNELDEFRSQAYENAKIYKEKSKKWHDQKLARREFRKGQKVLFNNSRLKFFPGKLKSRWSTPFTILKASPYGHVELMEDKTQRTFTVNGHRLKHYLGDSLDEQRVNYNLS, from the coding sequence ATGTCTCCACACCAATTGGTGTTTGAGAAGTCTTGTTATCTACCAGTGGAGCTTGAACATAAAGCACTTTGGGCTCTAAAGATGCTAAACTTTGATAATCAAGCTGTTGGAGAAAAAAGATTGTTGCAACTCAATGAGTTAGATGAATTCAGATCCCAAGCTTATGAAAATGCCAAGATTTAcaaggaaaaatcaaagaaatggcatgatcAAAAGCTAGCAAGGAGAGAGTTTAGAAAAGGTCAAAAAGTGTTATTCAATAACTCAAGGCTCAAGTTCTTCCCAGGAAAACTAAAGTCAAGATGGTCCACACCCTTCACAATTCTTAAGGCTTCTCCTTATGGTCATGTGGAGCTTATGGAGGATAAGACACAAAGGACTTTCACTGTCAATGGCCATAGGCTTAAGCATTACTTAGGAGACTCATTGGATGAGCAAAGAGTGAACTATAACCTCAGCTAA